A genomic window from Haladaptatus caseinilyticus includes:
- a CDS encoding metal-dependent hydrolase — translation MNRKEHVLNAALLSIGLGYVLHPAGDTTTFYTIIEVGVPVVLGALFPDVDTAFGKHRKTLHNLPVLGLFYVFPIVFGNLEFVWIGVLTHYALDMLGSKRGLAWFYPYEKEFGAPFGVSVSSKHASVVTLLVTGFELVVAGLFVHRQLVVDVGLTAVGIR, via the coding sequence ATGAATCGGAAAGAACACGTCCTGAACGCCGCACTCTTGAGTATCGGTCTCGGATATGTTCTGCACCCCGCTGGCGATACGACGACGTTCTATACGATCATCGAAGTCGGGGTGCCAGTCGTTCTCGGAGCGCTCTTTCCCGACGTGGATACGGCCTTCGGCAAACACAGAAAGACCCTCCACAACCTCCCGGTTCTTGGACTGTTCTACGTGTTTCCGATCGTGTTCGGGAACCTCGAATTCGTCTGGATCGGGGTATTGACTCACTACGCACTGGATATGCTCGGAAGCAAGCGTGGTCTCGCATGGTTCTATCCGTACGAGAAGGAGTTCGGTGCACCGTTCGGCGTCTCCGTGAGTAGTAAGCACGCAAGTGTGGTGACGCTCCTCGTCACCGGATTCGAACTCGTCGTCGCTGGCCTGTTCGTTCACCGCCAACTAGTCGTCGATGTCGGTCTCACTGCTGTTGGAATTCGCTGA
- a CDS encoding CinA family protein, with protein MSASSIERQLGTALRDSGTTIATAESCTGGLIGSLLTDVPGSSDYFDRGFITYSYDAKLKHLGVTREILDEHGAVSEPVARQMARGARDVAGTTWGVATTGIAGPTGGSPEKPVGTVFIGVAYAGEWESGDSCSTVERHEFDGTREEIKTRIAQQALTDVLAELD; from the coding sequence ATGAGTGCCTCTTCGATCGAACGCCAGCTCGGTACTGCCCTCCGGGATTCCGGGACGACGATCGCAACTGCTGAATCGTGTACGGGCGGTCTCATCGGGTCGCTGCTGACTGACGTTCCCGGGTCGAGCGACTACTTCGACCGTGGGTTCATCACATACTCGTACGACGCGAAATTGAAACATCTCGGCGTCACCCGCGAGATACTGGACGAACACGGAGCAGTAAGCGAACCAGTTGCCCGACAGATGGCCCGAGGCGCACGTGACGTCGCTGGCACCACGTGGGGCGTTGCGACGACGGGGATCGCGGGACCGACCGGCGGATCACCTGAAAAGCCGGTCGGAACCGTCTTCATCGGCGTTGCGTACGCCGGTGAATGGGAGAGTGGAGACAGCTGCTCGACCGTCGAACGCCACGAGTTCGACGGAACACGGGAGGAGATCAAAACACGGATCGCTCAGCAAGCGCTCACCGACGTTCTCGCCGAACTGGACTAA
- a CDS encoding nuclear transport factor 2 family protein: MDAAVSSDVVRSYYDYIDAEAYDDVFALFAEDIVYERPGQPPLDGMAEFREFYLESRPLEDGEHVVEQMVIGDDTVAVRGRFSGEQDGERVSFGFSDFHQFDENGKITERTTYTDRDTV; encoded by the coding sequence ATGGATGCAGCTGTCAGTTCGGATGTCGTTCGGTCGTACTACGACTATATCGACGCCGAAGCGTACGATGACGTGTTCGCCCTGTTCGCCGAGGATATCGTCTACGAGCGTCCCGGACAACCGCCGTTGGACGGAATGGCCGAATTTCGCGAGTTCTATCTCGAAAGCCGACCACTCGAAGACGGTGAACACGTTGTCGAACAGATGGTCATCGGCGACGATACCGTCGCCGTCCGTGGGCGATTCAGTGGGGAACAAGACGGTGAACGCGTCTCATTCGGGTTTTCGGATTTCCACCAGTTCGACGAAAACGGAAAGATAACCGAGCGAACGACCTACACCGACCGCGATACGGTCTGA
- a CDS encoding pyridoxal phosphate-dependent aminotransferase, with product MDYDTPLFFHVMSYAMEAERDVIDMVSGNPDWGSPPGIADGLHEYADLGGADFQYPPSEGLLELRQEIAARRDVDLSQVIVTCGGGEANYLAMARAMERESGDEFVLTDPVYPYYPGKTKMLGATARFVATDTDGTLDPDAVREQVSEDTAGILVNSPNNPTGTVYDEETMRELVAIAEEHDALLISDEVYDHFDFSGKFTSALSLDSDHRVVTNSFSKSLAITGFRVGYAIFPPELVDVAKTRHMLTNVATSRPAQYAVLHALRETGVDYYEENRRLLESRVETFTTALDAAGADYSDPDGAFYVMARFPEFPGTLSNVKKLIDEAGVAGMPGETFGSSRDDWIRFALVTPEVEVAAERLADYFG from the coding sequence ATGGACTACGACACGCCGTTGTTCTTCCACGTGATGTCGTACGCGATGGAGGCAGAGCGCGACGTTATCGACATGGTCAGCGGGAACCCCGACTGGGGGTCACCGCCGGGAATTGCGGACGGTTTGCACGAGTACGCCGACCTCGGTGGCGCGGATTTCCAGTACCCGCCGAGCGAGGGCCTGCTCGAACTGCGCCAGGAAATCGCCGCCCGACGCGACGTTGACCTCTCACAAGTGATCGTCACGTGCGGCGGTGGCGAAGCGAACTATCTGGCGATGGCTCGCGCGATGGAGCGCGAATCCGGCGACGAGTTCGTGTTGACCGATCCAGTGTATCCCTACTATCCGGGAAAGACGAAGATGCTCGGTGCGACGGCTCGGTTCGTTGCCACCGATACGGATGGCACCCTCGACCCGGATGCGGTTCGTGAGCAGGTCAGCGAGGATACCGCGGGAATCCTCGTCAACTCGCCGAACAATCCGACCGGGACCGTCTACGACGAAGAAACGATGCGCGAACTGGTAGCTATCGCGGAAGAGCACGACGCGCTCCTCATCAGCGACGAGGTGTACGACCACTTCGACTTTTCCGGAAAGTTCACGAGCGCCCTCTCGCTCGACTCCGACCACCGAGTCGTGACGAATTCGTTTTCGAAATCCCTCGCAATCACCGGTTTCCGCGTCGGTTATGCGATCTTCCCCCCGGAATTGGTAGACGTGGCCAAGACGCGCCACATGCTGACGAACGTAGCGACGAGTCGTCCCGCGCAGTACGCGGTGTTGCACGCACTTCGCGAAACGGGCGTGGACTATTACGAGGAAAACCGAAGATTGCTCGAATCACGGGTGGAGACGTTTACCACGGCACTGGATGCCGCAGGTGCGGACTACTCGGACCCCGACGGCGCGTTCTACGTCATGGCGCGCTTTCCGGAGTTCCCGGGCACGCTCTCGAACGTCAAGAAGCTCATCGACGAAGCGGGCGTGGCTGGGATGCCCGGTGAAACCTTCGGCTCGTCGCGCGACGACTGGATACGGTTCGCACTCGTCACTCCGGAGGTAGAGGTGGCTGCAGAGCGACTCGCCGACTACTTCGGGTAG
- a CDS encoding ArsA family ATPase encodes MAEIDVEAVERIDEGDVPAGIEAPEYVLYGGKGGVGKTTCAAATGLASARDGTRTLVVSTDPAHSLSDTFECDIPAEATRIRDEIPLYAAEIDPDAALEEQAGMLGTDNPLGGMLGDEEDGPMASLLGGAMPGADEAAAMQKLIEFLDDDRFDRVVVDTAPTGHTLRLLELPEVMDTMVGRMVSVRQRLQGMMDGVKGMFGGGDDPEEGIDDLEALKTRIERLRTTLRNPSKTDFRVVMIPEEMSVFESKRLLTQLDVFDIPVGTVVVNRVMENLADVTPAVDSSQFVTPNLDSCEFCQQRWDVQQGALREAQDVFRGHDIKRVPLFADEVRGEEMLRVVAACLE; translated from the coding sequence ATGGCCGAAATCGACGTGGAGGCCGTCGAGCGAATCGACGAGGGGGACGTTCCAGCGGGTATCGAAGCTCCGGAGTACGTACTGTACGGCGGCAAAGGTGGCGTCGGGAAGACGACCTGTGCTGCAGCCACGGGCCTCGCGAGCGCCCGCGACGGAACCCGAACGCTGGTCGTTTCGACCGACCCGGCACATTCGCTCTCGGACACTTTCGAGTGTGATATCCCGGCGGAAGCGACCCGAATTCGGGACGAAATCCCGCTGTACGCCGCGGAAATCGACCCGGACGCGGCGCTGGAAGAGCAAGCCGGAATGCTCGGGACCGACAACCCACTCGGCGGCATGCTCGGTGACGAGGAGGATGGACCGATGGCGTCCCTTCTCGGCGGTGCGATGCCCGGAGCCGACGAAGCCGCTGCGATGCAGAAACTCATCGAATTTCTCGACGACGACCGGTTCGACCGTGTCGTGGTCGATACCGCTCCGACCGGACACACGCTTCGACTGCTCGAGTTGCCCGAAGTCATGGACACGATGGTCGGTCGAATGGTGTCGGTTCGCCAGCGATTGCAGGGAATGATGGACGGCGTGAAAGGGATGTTCGGCGGTGGGGACGACCCCGAAGAGGGAATCGACGACCTCGAAGCGCTCAAAACGCGTATCGAGCGACTTCGGACGACCCTGCGCAACCCGTCGAAAACTGACTTTCGCGTCGTGATGATCCCCGAGGAGATGAGCGTCTTCGAATCCAAGCGACTGCTCACGCAGTTGGACGTGTTCGATATTCCCGTCGGGACCGTCGTCGTCAATCGCGTAATGGAAAACTTGGCGGACGTGACACCGGCAGTGGATTCGAGTCAGTTCGTCACGCCGAACCTCGACAGCTGTGAGTTCTGCCAGCAGCGATGGGACGTCCAGCAAGGGGCGCTCCGGGAGGCACAGGACGTGTTCCGCGGACACGATATCAAACGGGTTCCGCTGTTTGCGGACGAGGTACGGGGCGAGGAGATGCTCCGAGTCGTCGCTGCATGTCTGGAGTAA
- a CDS encoding glycerate kinase type-2 family protein, with amino-acid sequence MISNREVLAKTPARETALACLEAGIEAAHPKTVIHERMALHEDDDTLEIEGTTYDLSEYEEIVAVGGGKAAAQVAVALESLLGERIDRGAVVTNDPEETARIDVLSGDHPVPSERGVESTRRVLELAEEAGENTLILAVVTGGASALLPAPAEGIPLGDVQSVTRTLLDSGADIDDINAVRKHCSTLKGGRFVQKASPATVVGLLFSDVVGDDPSTIGSGPTAPDETSFADALSVIDRYGLESDEGSPIRTRLERGDDGDVTETPGPDDSIFERVTNHVLATNLTALRAAREAAEDRDYDAMILSSRIRGEARESAKTHVGIAEEILATENPLSPPAVLLSGGETTVSVRGDGTGGPNLEFALGSLLTLGGEVTVASVDTDGKDGSTDAAGALVDAGTRTGDGAKALRKNDSYRFLKSVDALVETGATGTNVNDLRILVVE; translated from the coding sequence ATGATTTCGAATCGGGAGGTGCTCGCGAAGACACCCGCTCGCGAAACCGCATTAGCCTGTCTCGAAGCAGGGATCGAAGCCGCTCATCCGAAAACCGTCATCCACGAACGGATGGCACTGCACGAGGATGACGACACACTCGAAATCGAAGGGACGACTTACGACCTCTCGGAGTACGAGGAAATCGTCGCCGTCGGTGGCGGAAAAGCCGCCGCACAAGTCGCTGTCGCGCTCGAATCACTCCTCGGCGAGCGGATCGACCGCGGAGCGGTCGTCACCAACGACCCGGAGGAAACGGCGCGAATCGACGTGCTGTCCGGCGACCACCCCGTTCCGAGCGAACGAGGCGTCGAGAGCACCCGACGGGTGCTCGAGCTCGCGGAGGAGGCTGGCGAGAACACGCTCATCCTCGCAGTCGTCACGGGCGGTGCAAGCGCGCTTCTTCCAGCGCCCGCGGAGGGTATCCCGCTGGGCGACGTGCAGTCAGTCACCCGCACCCTGCTCGATTCGGGTGCGGACATCGACGACATCAACGCGGTCAGGAAACACTGCTCGACGCTGAAGGGCGGACGGTTCGTACAAAAGGCATCCCCCGCAACGGTCGTCGGCTTGCTATTCAGCGATGTCGTTGGCGACGACCCGAGCACCATCGGAAGCGGACCGACCGCGCCGGACGAAACGAGTTTCGCCGACGCCCTGTCAGTCATCGACCGATACGGCCTCGAATCCGACGAAGGATCGCCGATCCGAACACGGTTGGAACGCGGCGACGATGGGGACGTTACCGAAACGCCCGGTCCGGACGATTCGATTTTCGAGCGCGTCACGAACCACGTCTTAGCCACCAACCTGACCGCCCTTCGTGCGGCACGCGAGGCTGCCGAAGACCGAGACTACGATGCGATGATTCTGTCATCTCGTATTCGTGGCGAGGCGCGGGAGTCCGCGAAAACGCACGTCGGCATCGCCGAGGAGATACTGGCAACCGAAAATCCACTGAGTCCTCCCGCGGTGCTGCTATCCGGCGGCGAGACGACGGTTTCAGTTCGAGGCGATGGAACCGGCGGCCCAAATCTGGAGTTCGCTCTCGGCTCGCTTCTCACTCTCGGCGGCGAAGTCACGGTCGCTAGCGTCGATACTGACGGAAAAGACGGGAGTACCGACGCGGCAGGTGCGCTCGTCGATGCTGGAACGAGAACTGGAGACGGCGCGAAAGCACTCCGCAAAAACGATTCCTACCGGTTTCTGAAATCCGTCGACGCACTCGTCGAAACCGGAGCGACCGGAACGAACGTCAACGACCTCCGGATTCTCGTCGTCGAGTAG
- a CDS encoding SDR family oxidoreductase has product MTETVLITGCSSGIGRETALSFLADGWEVYATARNPADIETLGEKGCNIATLDVTEDDDIERVVSEIVDEHGHIDCLVNNAGYAQPGPIEDVPVEAVHAQFDVNVYGPLRLVREALPHMRKRGKGTIVNVSSAVGRISVPGMGIYSGSKFALEGISDALRSEVDEYDVEVVLVEPGPVDTEFYERANGEIDGVERSGAYERYYEMYADRQSIDGGMPGAVHPKEVADTILDSANVQHPNARYPVGTVAELTDYARILPAEWLDNIYGTVSNLTSSDWAKKLLG; this is encoded by the coding sequence ATGACTGAGACTGTGTTGATTACGGGTTGCTCGTCGGGAATCGGTCGGGAGACCGCCCTCTCCTTCCTCGCGGACGGATGGGAAGTGTACGCGACCGCTCGCAACCCCGCCGACATCGAAACGCTGGGGGAGAAAGGATGCAACATCGCGACGCTCGACGTGACCGAGGACGACGACATCGAGCGCGTCGTCTCCGAAATCGTGGACGAACACGGTCACATCGACTGCCTCGTCAACAACGCGGGCTACGCACAGCCCGGCCCCATCGAGGACGTTCCGGTAGAAGCGGTACACGCCCAGTTCGACGTGAACGTCTACGGTCCGCTTCGTCTCGTTCGGGAAGCGCTTCCGCACATGCGGAAACGCGGTAAGGGAACCATCGTCAACGTCTCCAGTGCCGTCGGGCGTATTTCGGTTCCCGGGATGGGAATCTACAGCGGGTCGAAGTTCGCACTGGAGGGGATCTCCGACGCGCTGCGTTCGGAAGTGGACGAGTACGATGTCGAAGTGGTGCTGGTCGAGCCGGGTCCGGTCGATACGGAGTTTTACGAGCGAGCAAACGGTGAAATAGATGGCGTCGAGCGCTCCGGTGCGTACGAGCGATACTACGAGATGTACGCCGACCGGCAGTCGATCGACGGCGGCATGCCCGGCGCAGTTCATCCGAAGGAAGTCGCCGATACGATCCTCGATTCGGCAAACGTCCAACATCCGAACGCTCGGTATCCGGTCGGAACCGTAGCGGAACTCACCGACTACGCCCGAATCCTTCCGGCCGAGTGGTTGGACAATATATACGGAACGGTTTCGAACCTCACGTCCAGCGACTGGGCCAAGAAACTCCTCGGATGA